The stretch of DNA TCCTCATCCTGATTTCAATCCTGAAAGCAGTATTGGCAAGAGGGACGATGAACTTGCGTTGAACAATGGTACGATAAATTTAATGAAATTAAAACGTGATGTTATTAAAGAGGGGAAACCTATAAAAAGGAAAATTTGTTTTCCTCTTTCAAGTGGAGAGCATTGTTATTTTGTGTTTGGAGAACCACTATATAATGACAAAAAAGAGATAGTTGGTGTTGTAACGGCCTCTATGGACGTAAGTGAATTAGAATAAGTAAAGGGGTGGAGGTAATACGCCACTCCTTTACTATTTTAATTTAATCTTCTTTACCTCCGCTGTAGCTCACCAAATAATTTTATAGGTTGACTAAATACCTATATGGGTATATGATGGTGATATTGATAAAGTAGTTTCAACTATTTTTTTTAGCTATTAATATACCCTGTTAGGTATAAGTGGTAGTGTTGTTAGGAGGAGAATAAGATGGATTTCGCATTTATTATAACTATTTTCTTAATTGGCTTTATCGGTTCTTATATTTCAGGGATGTTAGGAATTGGTGGATCTATAATTAAATATCCGATGCTTCTATATATTCCGCCAATGTTTGGCTTAGCTGCCTTTACTTCACATGAGGTATCTGGCATTAGTGCAATCCAAGTGTTTTTTGCAACGTTAGGTGGAATGTGGGCCTATCGTAAAGGTGGATACTTAAACAAACCATTAATTTTTTATATGGGTGGAGCTATTTTAATTGGTAGTTTTATTGGTGGTTACGGTTCTAAATTAATGTCTGAAGGTGGAATCAATTTAATTTACGGTATTTTAGCATTAGTCGCAGCAGTAATGATGTTTGTACCGAAAAAGGGTATTGATGACATTCCGCTTGATAAAGTAACCTTTAATAAATGGCTTGCGGCTATTTTAGCTCTTATTGTTGGAGTTGGAGCTGGGATTGTAGGAGCTGCTGGTGCATTTTTATTAGTCCCAATAATGCTTGTAGTATTGAAAATACCTACACGTATGACAATCTAGTTTAGCCATTACCTTTATTTCATCCATCGGAGCAACATTAGGAAAAATATCGACAGGTCAAATCGATTATTATCCAGCCTTCATAATGATTATTGCAAGTTTAATTGCCTCACCATTAGGGGCAATGGCAGGGAAAAAGATGAATACGAAAATATTACAAGTAATTTTAGCCATTATCATTTTTGCAACCGCAATTAAAATTTGGTTGGACATATTGTAAAGAAAAACCCTCTTAATTTCCAATAAATTAAGAGGGTTTTTAAACAAAGAATATTAATAACTGTGAAAAAACTGCTACAAGTATTAGTGCAAAAGGGTAAGCGGCAGCATAGGCAATGTTCGGATCGTCCGCATCAACAAGTTGGTTAACAGACCCTAAACCTGGTGTACTTGTCATCCCACCGCAAAGTGCGCCTAAGGAATGAACATAGCTTAAACGGAAAAGGTGACGAGCTACAAGGAAGCCTGCAACAATAGGTACAATCGTAATAATTCCACCACCCAAAACTAAACGTACTCCTTCTGTTTGGACAACTTCAACTATGCCTTGTCCTGCTGTTGTTCCAGCACCGGCTAAAAATAATACAAGTCCTAAATCGCGAATTACTTGATTAGATGGCTGGTAATATCGTGCTTGAATAGGCCCTAGTTTACCGAAGTGCCCTATTATTAATGCCACGAATAACGGACCGCCAGCAACACCTAACGTAACAGTACCTAACCCAGGTAAATGAATAGGTATCATACCAAATATAATCCCGATTAATAAAATAATACTTAAGGAAAAAATGTGAACGTTCGTAACTGTTAATGATTTATTTGAAAAAAGTTTTTCCACATCATTTAAACGATCTTCACTACTAACAATCGTTAAAACGTCTCCACGCTCTAAACGCATTCTTGCATTTTGGCTGTACTCAATTCCGCCACGTTCTAATCTTGTTACGGTTACTCCGTATATTCTTCGTAATTGTAATTCTTTTAAACTTTTACCGATTATATCGTCAGTATCAACAGTAACTTTACGAAGTTTAATATGGTCTACGTTTTGGAGATTCGTTTCGACTTCCATCCCAACATCATCGCAAAAACGTTGAAGAGCTTCTCTCGTTCCTACAGAAACAAGATGGTCTCCTTGTAAGAGAACAGTATCATTAAGGGCAATAATATTACGGTGGCCACGTATGACACGACTAATAACAACATCATGTTTCTTTTGAAATCTTAGCTCCTTTAACGTTCTTTTATTAATAGAAGGGTTTGTAATTTTTATCGTTAAGACAACAGGTGAAACTTCATTTCTAACTGGATTATCTTTCTCCTGTAAATCTTTCATTAAATCAACTTTAAGTAATTTTGGTAAAAGCTGTACAAAGAGAACGACTGCTAAAACACCGAAAGGATAAGCAATTCCGTATCCAACTGATGCTAACGGATCGTTTGTTGCTTGAAGAGCAGCAGCTAGTCCGGGTGTACTCGTTAACGCACCTGTCATTAAACCAATGCTAAGTGCTTCAGGAAGATGGAGTGTTTTCGAAACAATAATCGTTGTGATCGAAGCTGATAACACTACAACTAACGCAATTATTCCAAATATAAGGCCACTCGTACGAATCATACGAAAAAATCTTGGCCCAGCTTGTAATCCTACTGCAACGATAAATAAACTTAACCCAAAGTTTTGTACAACAGGTGATACTTGAAAGCCGTAATGTCCGAAAACCATCGCTACAAGGAGTACACCGGCTGAACCTAAACTTAACCCTTTCATTTTTGCTTGTCCGAGCCATGACCCTAAAAACAATATGAAAAATAATAATAACAGTGGCTCTTCTAGTAAACGTATATACACTTCCAAACAAAATGCCTCCAAACTACTTACATATCTATTTGTTATTATAACCATTTGAAGTGAAAAAAGGGGTGTTCATTAATTAGACGAAAAGACTTATCCATATATTTAGGATAAGTCTTTTACAAATGACTCCTTCTCGCAAAATCAACAAACCGGAATTTGTCAGGTCGGTGTCGTGATTCTGTATATTGGAATAGGCTAGCGTCTTCTAAGTGAACGTAGTTTTTTATAACAACGACGTTATGAAAGCCATCAAGATCTAAAAGTTCGCGGTCTTCTTCTGTCGGTTCGACGACGATGATTTCTTTTTTTGCAAAGCTAATCGATAAGTCTAGCTCATTTTCTAGGTAGTTATAAATAGAATCCTCACAAATTTCTTCCGTAAGTTCTGGCACGTATTTTTTTACAAGATAGTCTTTATCTAAAATAATTTTCTCGCCAGCCATTTCTCTCGTACGAACGACCTTCCAAACTTGATCTTTATTATTAAGCTTTAATTGTTGTTTAATAAAGTCACTCGGTTTTTCGAGTGTAAGTTCGTGGACAACCGTTTTTGGTGTATTGCCCATTTTTTCTGCTAGCTCTTTAAAGCTAACTAAGCCTGAGACAGGAAAATCAAATTTATTTACATCTATAATAATCGAGCCTTTTCCTTTTACTTTTTGGATATAGCCATTTTGGGAAAGGAGCGTTAACGCTTTTCGGATGGTTTCTCTCGAAGTGTCATATTGATCTTTCAGTTCATGCTCAGAAGGTAATAGTGTGTTAGCCTTTAATTCTCCAGTTTTTATTAGATCAACCAGTTGCTGATATATCATTAAATACTTATTTTTCATAAAAAAATCTCCGTTCAATAAATACTTATTATATACATATATACATTGTAACGAAACTTTATAAAAAAGGAAGGGTAAATTCCCTTCCTTTCACAGCCTTATTTTCTCTTAAATGAAATTTTACCCATATTTGTTTTAGCAAATACAATCGTTAACATAAATGGAACGACAATCGCAACGATCATAGCAAGTGCGAACATTACCATATGTTGTGGTTGAATAGATAAAATACCTGGCAATCCACCAACACCGATAGAGTTAGCCATCACGTTACTACTTACAGATATTACAGCTGCCATCATTGAACCGATCATTGCAGCTAAAAATGGGAATCCGTATTTTAAGTTAATACCGAACATAGCTGGCTCTGTAACACCTAGATAACAAGAAATCGCTGCCGGTACAGAAACTTGTTTTTCGGCTTCGTTTTTACGATTAATGTAAATCATTGCTAGAACTGCAGAACCTTGTGCAATATTAGAAAGTGCAATCATTGGCCATAGGTTCGTGCCACCTATCTCACTCATTAATTGTAAGTCAATCGCATTTGTCATATGGTGTAAACCAGTAATGACTAATGGAGCATAAGCAAAACCGAAAATTGCTGCAAATAACCAACCGAAAGCAGAAGAAAGACTTGTATATACGACATCAGAAATGACAGAACCGATGCTCCAGCCGATTGGACCTAAAACTGTGTGTGCAATCAGAACAGTTGGAATTAATGCGAAAAACGGAACAACAATCATTGAAATCGAGTTCGGTGTTATATCTCGTAACTTTCTTTCTAAATAGGTTAGTAAAAACCCAGCAAGAATGGCAGGGATAACTTGAGCTTGATACCCGATCATTTCGATTTGCATAAAGCCGAAATCCCATACTGGAATAGAATCGGCACCAGCAACACCGTAAGCGTTTAACAATTGAGGTGATACTAGCGTAATACCGAGAACAATTCCGAGAATCTCAGAAGTACCCATCTTTCTAGCGATTGCCCACGTTATCCCGACAGGTAAGAAGTGGAAGACTGCCTCACCAATTAACCAAAGGAAAGCGTGAACTCCTGCCCAAAATTGTGATACGTCTACAATCGTTTTTGTACCATCTTCTAAAAGCTTTATGTCTCCAATAACATTTCGGAAACCTAATATTAAACCACCGACAACAAGTGCTGGAATAATTGGTGTGAAAATGTCTGCTAAGTGTGCAATCATCCGTTGTAGCCAATTCATATTTTGTTTCGCAGCAACTTTTGCTTCGTCTTTAGAAGCAGTTTCTATGTTTGCAATTTTCACGAAATCATTATAAAACGATGAAACTTCATTTCCGATAATAACTTGGAACTGTCCAGCTTGTGTGAATGTTCCTTTTACGAGATCAATATTTTCGATGTTTTCTATATTTGCTAGTTTAGGATCTTTTAAGACGAAGCGCATTCTCGTTACACAATGTGTGACCGTTGCGACATTCTCTTTTCCCCCGATATGCTCTAACAGCTCTTGCGCTGGAGCGGAATATTTACTCATTTGAAAATCCTCCTATTCATTGGCTTTTTACGACCAACCGTATATATGAAACAATGTATATACGAGATAATAGGAGACCGCTTACATCTACCGACACCCTGTATATACAAGTTATGTTTACGTTTTCATTTTAGCTTGTATATACAAGTATGTCAACAAAAAAGATGTCGAAAAAAGAAAAAGCATGCTTTTAGGAAGGTCCCTAATGCATGCTACGAACTTATTTGTAAAATTCAATTGGTATGTTACCGGTCTTTCGTCGATGATAAAGTAGAGGCTCTTTATTGTTATTTGTGATTTCCATTACCTCTCCAATTAAGATTGTATGGTCACCGGCATCTACTGCTTTAAAGGTGTTGCACTGCAGAACTGCAGCCGTTTCTTTTATAATCGGAAGGTTGATGGTGCTAAGTTCCCAATCGGAGTTTCCGAACCTGTCTGCACCTTTCTTCGCAAAAAGGTTACACAGATCTGATTGGTTACAAGCTAAAATATGCACAGCAAATTTCCCAGTATTAATAAATACATCATAGGATGAAACTTTTTTATCAATGGACCAAAGTATTAATAGCGGGTCAATAGAAACGGAAGCAAAAGAGTTTACCGTTAATCCTAAAGGAGTTCCATGATCATCCGTAGTAGTAACAATTGTTACCCCGGTAGGATAATTTCCCATCACTTCTTTAAATGTTTGTTCACTTAATTGTTTATCCAAACTATTCACCTACCTTTATAATGAAAAAAATGACCTTATTCTTTTCTATTTACTAATTAACGCTTTTAGAATAGATTGAAGCATTTTTCTTTTATGAGAGCCCAATTTTATGGTTATATTGTTAATGAAGTCAAAGGTAGAAAAGAGTGTCGTCATGAGTTTAGTTCTTGTAGAAGTATGTAGTTCAAATCTATTATCAACGTTACCGTTAGAAGATCTGTTCGAAAATGAAATGGAAGTAGCGGTTATGCGTTATGAATGCTTAAACCTTTGTGGTTTATGTAAAATGCGACCGTATGCACTTGTGAACGGAGATAGAGTTTTCGGTAAAACGTTAGATGATTGTGTAGATAATATAAAAGTGAAGATTGAACAAGAATTAGAGGAATTTTTCCGATAAAGAAAAGGTGTCGAATATGTTCGGCACCTTTTTTCTCTACTGTAACAGTAAAAATAGCTTCTCAGCACTTTCTTTTGTTAAAGAATATATGGTGTTTGTATCTGATGTGTTCATAATAGTACCTGACTTTTCGTGAATCCAAAGGAAGTAATATTTTTTCCCAATTTTAAACTTATACTCTGGGTCTGCCATATCGACAACCCCAGGCTCTCGTTTTGCGCTATCAACAGCATGTAGAAATGTGTCAATATCATCCTTTTCTTCAAAAATGAATGGCTGTTCTTCCGACACCTCATAAAAACTTATCATTTTGTATACAGTTACTTCTTTTACCTCATCTTTCTTAATACTATTTAATGGCTCTTCTTTAGGTGAAGAACAAGCTACTAATACGGAAAAGCATATAAACAGAATCATTTTTTTCAAAACTTACAGCCCCCTTTTTTTATATGACGCCTCAATAAAGGAAAAGTTGCGCTTAAACGTGAAAAAAGTGTAAATGACTAGTTCTATAAATATAGTAACCTTGTTTTTTGTTATATAAATATATTTCGAATTAAAAATACTTGACTTAAGTATAATATAGAAATATAATTACTTACATAAAGTAAGTTAATAATTTTTTCCGCTTACTTTAAGAAATTTAGGAGTGAGAAAAAATGAGCTTTTTAGCTAAATTATTTGGAAAACAAACAGAGGAGGAAGTTAAAGTGGCAGAAAAACTAAACATTGGTATCGTTTTAGGAAGTACTCGTCAAGGTCGTGTGAGTCCACAAGTTGGAGAGTGGGTTAAAGGTATCGCAGAAAAACGTGGAGATGCAAACTACGAAATAGTTGATATTGCAGACTTCAAACTACCATTACTAGGTGAAGGTACTGGAGAAGAGCCAAGCTTAGCACAATGGAACGAAAAATTAGCTAGCTTAGACGGTTTCGTATTTATCGTTCAAGAATACAACCACAGTATTACTGGTGCATTAAAAAATGCTCTAGATTCTGCTCGTGAAGCTTGGTACAACAAAGCTGCTGGTATCGTAAGTTACGGTTCTACTGGTGGAGCTCGTGCAGCTGAACATTTACGTGGAATTTGTGGTGAATTAAAAATCGCTGACGTTCGTACTCATCCAACATTATCTCTATTCACAGATTTTGAAAACATGAGCGAATTCAAACCAGCTGACCTTCATGAAGCTAACGTGAACGCAATGTTAGACGAAGTAGTTTCTTGGAGTGGAGCTTTAAAAACAGTTAGATAATAACAAATAAAGGAGGCATATGCCTTCTTTTTTTTGTGGGAAAAAACGGTCTTAAGCAATTTACAATGTATTTAATAATTGAAAAATGCCTAATGGTTTGAAATAATTAAGTGAAAAATGGAGGTTTTTTCCTATGGTGAAAATCGTTAAGGCAGACGTAAATCATGTAGCAGGCATTTGTGATGTATGTGCTAAAGGGCAATGGGCAACTTATGGAGATATCTATTCTAATGAATACATAGAGAGAATTATAAAAGAATATTACGAGCCAGAAAGAGTAACAAAAGAAGTGACACAAACGAGTAAAGAATGGGGCGGATATTTTGTTGCGGTAGAAAATGGTCAAGTAATCGGGGCTGGTGGTGGCGGACTCACTAGTGATACGGTTGGAGAATTGTACGTTCTATATATGGATCCAGATCGACGTAACGAAGGAGTTGGAACGCTTTTACTAAAAGCAATCACAGAGCAACAAAAACAGTTAGGTGCAAAAGAACAATGGTTATCTGTACAAAGAGGAAATATGAAAGGAATTCCATTCTATGAAGCGAAAGGTTTCCAATTTAAGCATGAACAAAAAGGATACGGTAATAAAGAAGGAGAAGATTATATTTCCCTCCGCTATTACCGCAACATTTAAAGAACCTTTTGTTAATTAAAACGTTATTAATATAGAAATCTATTTATTGTAAAAGAGGGAGACTAATATGTTTGAAAAACTAGCTGAAAAGTTGAAGCCGTTTATTTTGGATGAGCAGGAAGTAATAATTAATGAAGAGGAGTACTCTTACGAACTAACTATTGCTAATACGGGCGAACTTTATGGAATTGTACATATAATAGACGGAGAGTTTGTAGGGTTTGAAAAGGAACTAGACTATGAAGAAGAGGAAGACGTTCTAAAAAGTTATATAGCTGAGCCTAATACAGAAGAAATGCTTCAAAAAGCACAGCTATTTGTTCAAACATTTCTCGAGCAAAAGGTGCATTTTACAATGTTAAATGAATGGAGCTCCAATAATTTTATGGTTACATATGAAGAAAAAGATCCTAAGCTTGATATCTTCATTCCTCATACAGGCTGTACGCTTTATTTTAATAGAGAAGGACTTTTAACTTCTGCTAACATTAATCAAAGGGATGTAAAACTAGAATATCCTAATTTATCGATTTCAGAAGATGAGGCAAAGTTAAAATTACGAGAAGCGAACTATGTTGAACTTACCATTTATTTCTCAGATGAAGGAGAAGATGCACAGCTAATTTACCGCCCGAACCATGACATAATGGGGATAGGGGTAAACGGAGAAATTCAAACAGTGACGGAATATATGGAAGCAGAAAAACTAGAAGTACAAACAGTTTCGCCTGTCACTCCAAAAGAAACGTTGAACGATATGCTAGGTGTAAATAGTAGCTTAGTACAAAAAGTTGGTGAAGAGGGATCAACTATTTGGGTCGACGATAACCTAGTAGTCGAAGAAGAGGAAGAAGAAGCGTTAATCTCGATCTACTCAGATGACACAGGTTTCTTTAGCTTTTCCAACCTTCCATATGTAAAGGATGAACACGCTGTAAAATTGTCGCTAGAAGCGTTAAAGGAGAGAGCGTTACGCGTTTTATCGTTAGCAGAAGGCCCTATACATGAAAAGTACGTTCTAGAAGAGCCTGTTGAAAACTTAGATGAAGAAAGCGAGAGTTATTTGGAAGATCTAGAAACGGAAGAAGAATTTGATGATGATGGATATATAGAGCCAGAACCAACACAAATGTTTTCTTTTTATCGAACCTATAATGGTTTCAAAATAGAGGGCTTTGAGGCTCATGTTCATGTAGGGTTATACAGTGGTCTTATTCGAGAATGCTCTGTAACCCGTTTAACAGAGCAACAAGAACTAAGCTTGGAAAAGTTAAAGACAGCTCCAACTATTCCATTGCATGAAGCGGAAAACAGATTTTTTAACGAAATCGAAATGAAACTAGTTCGAACGGTAAAAGAGTTTCACAATCCGAAAGTATACGACTTATCGTACATTGTTTCTTTCCCTAAAACAGTCGGTCATATTGAAAAAATGAATGCACATACTGGTGAAGTGACGTATGTTGATACAGGTATATTAAAAGAAGTAGAGTAAGTTTAAAAAACCCGTTTGAGCTTAGTCAAACGGGTTTCTTTTTGATTCGTATATTGTTACGGAGGCAGTACTTATGAAGCACCATTTTGTAAATTCATATAATGTTGTTGGTATGCTTTATATTCATGCATTTGGCCTGCTTCACGATAAATTTTTGCTAACCATTGGACAGGTCGTGGATCGTTTTCCTTTAACTCCATTTCCCAACTAAAGCACTCAATTGCTCGTTCCGTAAGATGAAACTGATAATACATTTCTCCAAGTAATGATTGCTGATCAGGGTCATTACGTAACATTCCCATTTTCTTCACTTTTGCTATAATCGGCAAATGAAGGTTTAACTGTTGGAATGGCTCTAACCATTGAGTCGCAAATGGAAGATCATAGCTTTCCAGCAGTATGCCAACATATCGATGGAGTATCTTATCTAGTTGCTGATGATTTGATTCATAAATCGGGATTAAAATATGATGCCAATTATGTGGTGAAACGGCTGTTTCTTCTAAATGAATACTTTCCATTACAATGGCTAATTGTTTAAGTTGAGAATGAGTAAAGGTAATTGGATAGCTTGATATGAGTTGTATGGCCCTTTCAAGTTCGTTGTTTTCCATATAGAAATTTAGTAAGAAATGATGAATTGGTGAGAAGTTAGAGTGCTTTTGATTGATGTCTTCTAGTATCATAACAATTTCTTGCTCACTAAAAATTTCATGTAAGCTTTGTAATAGCATGTGAAACTGTTCGTTTGTCGGCTCCATCAAAAAAGCATGTATGTGGGTAGAAATAATGTCTGCTTTAAGATTTTCTTTTTCATAAAATGTGATGAGTTGCTTGAAATTTTCCTCTTCTTTCATGTTCAAAAACCATTCTGATTCTGCGAAAATCATATCCTTCATAAACAAGCGACTATCTAACTGTTTATATAGTGTCGCGTATTTGTAGTATTCTAACTTATTGGCAAATTCCTTCACCCATTTATCCTTTGGAGCAAAGTTTAATAATACACGGATCACTTGGTAACTTTTTAGCATTTTTCCGTCGCGAACGTATTCGTAATATTTAGTTTGGATTAGTTTTAAAAGTGCTTTTTGTGGAATAAATGATTCAAAAAAAGTTGCAACGCGTGCAATTTCAACAGGGGGATATTTCGTTTCTAATTTAGAAAAAAGTTGTTTGAACGTGATGCTTTTTAGTGTGCGGTTAGTTGGTAGAATTAAATCAATAAGTGGATGAGGGGCCTCGTACAGTTGCCCGTTTTGAAAAGCTTTTTGCATGTGAGAATGTAAACGAAGTTTCGTACTTTTTTTAACGTTAAGAAAATCATTTTTATAAAAAAAGCAATAATATACCTCGCCGTGCTCATTATATGCTTCGATAATTTTACTTTGTAAATAAATGACCATTCTTTTTACTTGTAGCGTTATCGGATGTTTCCCATCTACTACTGTAATTGTCGAGTGCTTCATTTTTTATCGCCTCCATTACTTTCACTATATCACATTGAAAAAGGAATAGCACGAGTGCCAGTTGATTTTCCTAAAAGTAAAATTATCAAAAGATTAACAAAACTATCTATTTCCTTTTTCAACCTTCTTATATACTAAAGAAAAGTAAAGAACAATAGGGAGGGATTAGGTTTGGCAAAATTCAGCAAACAAGAGAAAAGTTGGATGATGTACGATTGGGCGAGCTCTGCTTATTCGATCATCATTACAACCGCTATTTTTCCGATATATTATAAGACTGTTGCTGATAACGCGGGAGTGGAGAGCAGTTTATCTACTGCCTATTTAGGCTACACGATTGCGATCACTACCTTTATTTTAGCAATGCTAGGTCCAATATTAGGAACACTTGCTGATTACAAAGGGATGAAGAAGAAATTCTTTTTCTTTTTCTTCCTTCTAGGTACTGGCTCGACGGTGGGCTTATTATACGTTCCAAGTGACAATTGGTTATTATTATTAATTGTTTACGTATTAACAGCTTTAGGTGCAAGAGGAGCAGGGTTATTTTATGACGCCTTTATCGTAGACGTGACGACAAAGGAGAGAATGGATAATGTGTCTTCTCGTGGTTTTGCTTTAGGGTATATCGGGAGTGTCATACCGTTTGTAATAAGTATTGCTATTATTATCCTTTCACAAATGGAATTAATTCCGATTACGGTAATCACAGCTAGTCGAATTGCATTTTTAATCACCGCAGTATGGTGGATTGTGTTTTCTATCCCACTATTTAAACATGTAAAACAAGAACATTATGTCGAGAGAGAACCGAGAATTGTCATAAGTAGCTTTAAGCGTCTAGCACAAACATTTCGTGATATTCGAAAATATAAACCAATATTCTTATTTTTACTTGCTTACTTTTTTTACATTGATGGCGTTGATACGATTATCTCGATGTCAACTGCATACGGTACCGACGTTGGGTTAAATGCTACAGACTTAATTATTGCCCTATTGGCGGTTCAAATTGTGGCAGCCCCATTTGCCATTCTTTACGGAGTGTTAGCGAAAAAGTATGGTCCAAAAAACTTATTATATGCTGGCATCCTTGTTTATACTTTTATTTGTATTTATGCAATGTTTATGGACTCGATTTTAGATTTTTGGATTTTAGCGATGCTCGTCGCTACTTCACAAGGTGGGATTCAAGCGTTAAGTAGATCGTATTTTGCGCAAATGGTACCGAAAGAAAAATCAAACGAGTTTTTTGGGTTTTACAATATTTTTGGGAGATTCGCAGCCGTTACCGGTCCATTGTTAGTTGGAGTGATTACACAAATGACAGGTAACTCTTCTATCGGGATTTTTAGTTTAGTAATACTATTCGTAATTGGGTTTATCATTTTAATTTTTGTTCCAGACCCAAGGAACACCGAGCGAGTAGATGCAGATAATAAAATAGCATTCTAATAAAAAGAGCATTTCAAAGTGAAATAGGAACTTTGAAATGCTTTTTAATATTGAGTAAAAGAAATTGAAGCTATAAAGAAAATGAGATTGTAATATATGGAATTCAGCTGGAAGGATTAGGTATAATTAGGAGGTGAGTTATACATTATTTGAAACTAATATTAAGTTTTTACGTACTAATATATAGAGTGAAGAAATTGGAAATATTTAATGCAAAACTAACTAGCTATCGAAGAGACAATCAAAAAACGGAGCATCATACACGTAAAGAAATATGAATGGTTTAGGGGAGAGAGGTATGAAACAAAGAGTAAATATTATGCGAACGCTAGGAATTACGTATAAGGAAGATGTTATTTCTAACTTGCTTGTAACATTGTTAAATGAATCAGATTTTTGGGGACAATCTTTTTTAAAAGAAATAATTCAAATAGAAAATCCAAACACATATAGGATGAAATCGTACACAAGAGTGACAACATCTGTTGGGATACCAGACATCGTTTCTGTAGTAGAAAAGGAGGATGTTGTCTATTTACTCTTAATCGAAAATAAATTAAAAGCAGACGAAGGTTACCGGCAAACAATCAGGTATGCTAGCGACGAATGTATAAATGATCTAAAGTGTCACTTTGAATTACAGAATAGAAAAGTAGAGACAAAATTGCTCTACTTAACGTTAGTACCTGAGACAATACCAACGAGCTCGTCATTTTTAAACATTTCTTACGAACAGCTCATACAAAAAGTTCCGCCATCCGAAATAGAAGATATTGGGCTAAAAATGTTATATGAAGACTTTGTTTCGGTATTAACAGACTTTTATACAGATTTAGACTTAAAAGAGGATGATAGGTTACTAGAAAAATTTAAAGAAAATACAGAGGCTGAGCGGCTCAAAATCCGATTCAGAAAGCTAATGGACTCTATACAAACGGTGGAAACAGGCCTTACTCGTTCGGAAGT from Sutcliffiella cohnii encodes:
- a CDS encoding tetratricopeptide repeat protein; amino-acid sequence: MKHSTITVVDGKHPITLQVKRMVIYLQSKIIEAYNEHGEVYYCFFYKNDFLNVKKSTKLRLHSHMQKAFQNGQLYEAPHPLIDLILPTNRTLKSITFKQLFSKLETKYPPVEIARVATFFESFIPQKALLKLIQTKYYEYVRDGKMLKSYQVIRVLLNFAPKDKWVKEFANKLEYYKYATLYKQLDSRLFMKDMIFAESEWFLNMKEEENFKQLITFYEKENLKADIISTHIHAFLMEPTNEQFHMLLQSLHEIFSEQEIVMILEDINQKHSNFSPIHHFLLNFYMENNELERAIQLISSYPITFTHSQLKQLAIVMESIHLEETAVSPHNWHHILIPIYESNHQQLDKILHRYVGILLESYDLPFATQWLEPFQQLNLHLPIIAKVKKMGMLRNDPDQQSLLGEMYYQFHLTERAIECFSWEMELKENDPRPVQWLAKIYREAGQMHEYKAYQQHYMNLQNGAS
- a CDS encoding MFS transporter — protein: MAKFSKQEKSWMMYDWASSAYSIIITTAIFPIYYKTVADNAGVESSLSTAYLGYTIAITTFILAMLGPILGTLADYKGMKKKFFFFFFLLGTGSTVGLLYVPSDNWLLLLIVYVLTALGARGAGLFYDAFIVDVTTKERMDNVSSRGFALGYIGSVIPFVISIAIIILSQMELIPITVITASRIAFLITAVWWIVFSIPLFKHVKQEHYVEREPRIVISSFKRLAQTFRDIRKYKPIFLFLLAYFFYIDGVDTIISMSTAYGTDVGLNATDLIIALLAVQIVAAPFAILYGVLAKKYGPKNLLYAGILVYTFICIYAMFMDSILDFWILAMLVATSQGGIQALSRSYFAQMVPKEKSNEFFGFYNIFGRFAAVTGPLLVGVITQMTGNSSIGIFSLVILFVIGFIILIFVPDPRNTERVDADNKIAF